The region GCGATCAGGGTCAGCAGCTGATCTCGTTTGGATTTCATGTCTGCATCATAAAACAAATGTTTTTTCAATAAGACAAATGTCTGAATCTGGGGCTTTGTTATTGCCCTTGTTCGTCGCAGGGTCACTGCAGTTAGACTCAAGTCGCGCAAGGCGAGCTGGTTTGCCTGGCTTGCAACTCCCCGCCCCGCTCACCTTGCCCGCTCCGGAAGGAAATGCATGAACGTCTTCGCGCGCGCGCTGTTTGCTGTGCTTTGTTTCGCCTGCCTGACGCAGGGAAACGCGGCTGCACCGGCGCCTATGCAGCCGCGGCAAGCCATCTTGGAGGTGGTGCGCGGCAACGAAGACTATCCACCGTTTGAAATGATGGTCGACGGCAAGCTCGCCGGCTTGCATGTGGACATGGTGGAGGCTGCAGCTAAAAGCCTGGGGCTGCGGGTGCGCTGGACCAGCCTGCCCTGGAAGCGCGCACTCCTGATGGTGGAAACCGGCCAGGCCGATGCCATCACCTACATCTCGCGCACGCCCGAGCGCGAAGCCTGGGCGGTGTTTTTGGAAGGCAATTTCCTGTCCAGCGCCGATGTCCGCTTCATCGCCCGCAAGGAAGACGCCGCGCGCCTGGTTTTCAATGGCGATCTGCCGGACTTTCTGGCTCAGCACAGCTTGGTGGCGGTGCGTGGTTTTCAGTTCGGCAATGCCGAGATCGACCGCGGCCCCCGCATCGAAGCCAGCAATACGGACGACCTCTTGCGTCGCCTGTTGGCAGGGCATGCCACGGTCGGTGTGGTGGCCTGGGACAACTTCAGGGCCGCCCATCAGGATCGCCCCGAGTTCGCCC is a window of Paucibacter sp. KCTC 42545 DNA encoding:
- a CDS encoding substrate-binding periplasmic protein; the encoded protein is MNVFARALFAVLCFACLTQGNAAAPAPMQPRQAILEVVRGNEDYPPFEMMVDGKLAGLHVDMVEAAAKSLGLRVRWTSLPWKRALLMVETGQADAITYISRTPEREAWAVFLEGNFLSSADVRFIARKEDAARLVFNGDLPDFLAQHSLVAVRGFQFGNAEIDRGPRIEASNTDDLLRRLLAGHATVGVVAWDNFRAAHQDRPEFARIVALQPPIISARNYIAFSAARGHTPLAQRFSVALSRLKQSAEYAQLQKRYAQAP